The Haliotis asinina isolate JCU_RB_2024 chromosome 2, JCU_Hal_asi_v2, whole genome shotgun sequence genomic interval GAAATTTGGACGCCACCATTAGTGTTTTCCAACAATGCGGATGACTCTCCATTAGACACTGCCAATGCCTTGATATACAGCTTTGGAGATGGTCACGTCTCCATGACAATCACTGATTTGTTCCTCGCTCAGTGCTTCGTCGATGCCACTCGTTATCCTTTTGACAGCCAGCAGTGTGGCATGTTTCTCAATAGTTTGGCTGGTTACACTTTCAACACCACTAATGTTAAGTCCAACCCTTTCACCAGCATCTTGGGAAAAAGCGTCGAATGGAAAGTAGAGGACGTTTATTCGCGTGTACAAAAGCTGTCAAACGTTTTTGGCATTGAACAGGTTGCCATGATTGTCTTTTGTCTGTCACGTGAGTACACGTTTTATCTTCTGACTGTGATCACACCCGTGTCTCTGTTGTCCGTGATGAACGCCTGTGCCTTCCTTTTGCCTGCCGAGTCCGGAGAGAAGATCTCCTACCTCATCTCAATCCTCGTCACGTACGCTGTGTTCCTCAATTTCGTCATCGAAGTGTTGCCCAAGTCTGGAACTCCGTCCCGTCTCGCCATTTACCTGATCCTGGTGTTCTGTCAAAGTTGTGCCGCCATCTTGACTACACTTGGCCTCCTCAACCTGTATCAAAAAGCAGACGACAAGAATCAGTCCAGCTCTGATGCGACACCTGTTGAGATGAAATCTGGTGATGGACCTCATCAGGATATACTAAGTGTAAAGGTGTCTCCGCTTGAAACTGAAGTCAGTGAGGCAAAAGTCCCGAAGACGCAAGGGAAGAAATGGATCAAATCACTGGAGAGAAAAGTATTCTTGGTTTTCCTGGCATTTGCCGTGTTGtctttcattattttgtttgtatgatcCATCTCGCTACGTTTAATCACATGAAACATGATTAACCTATATAAATCTGCTGTCAATTTTGCCAATAGTATTGAAACAGACAAGCTTTGTATAATCACCGTCTGATATGCACACCCCCTCTATCACTTGATATTGTTCAGCATGTTGTTCACGCATGAAGCATTGAAAGGGATAATCTTATACCTGATACGCATATTTATTTCTATGAACTACTTTCTGGTTTTACAAGAGCTCAGTTTACGTGTTATCATATCCTACAGATCTTACATGGTTTGCCTATTATAATAGAAATACAAGTGCTAGATCTATTGATGTTGTTGTGAATATGTTTAAGCAGGTTTGTCTTTCGAATGTTTACGTCATTGCCCAGTGTACCCCATATAAACGATCCCTAGATCTATGGTATATGAATCCTTGGGCTCCTTCCTTTGTCTCAGTAACTCCCGAAGACGACATCATTAGAGTCTACTGTGTGTAGCATTTCCATGATGTACGACGATTTCTGTGTGTATTTCTGTTGTTATACTGGGAACAGTAATTATATGTTAGAATCTGCAGTCCATACCAGATGGTAGTGTATGTTCTATGCAACGCGTTTTATGGGGCCCGTATCCTCGTCTGTTCATACAAGGTTTTGTTTGCAGATCTTTTAAAATACACATTGTTTCCTCATTAAGCATGACGCataagtatttatttattgttaacTGGTTACTTTTCATGATTCGAGCTcccatgaaaacaacaaactaagTCCGTTATTTTGTATGCAAAATGGAATAAAAGTGTTTAAAAAATTATGTGTGTTTCTGTACACTTCTTTCTCTGAGCAGAGGTCGTAGGACTCACATGAACCTCCATGTACATAGGGTAGGCGACATGGAGCCGATTGTCACACTCACTACTGAGAaacgactgacgggatcaggtgcTAGAGCTCCAAGGCTTGGATGACACAAGTTATCGTATCCCAGGACGCTGGTGATGTTATCAacgtgattgtctggtccagactcgaatacacctggaatattgtagagtgcggcgttaaaagcataaaaacctgactgaattttattttcatcaTGTCCACATGCTTGGTTTCATACAGTTAGACTTTCATCACGGTTGAAGGAACATCACGTTTTATGTTTGCCTAGATCGGACGTCCCAGTCTGTGCGTGAAGATGTTTTCGGTTCTGTgttctgggcccttattctcgacaCTTTCGTAGtcttaagaattcttaagtatgatcgtagccaatgtcttAAGAAttggcttaagaagttcgtagggctacgaacgtttcgggaatagctagcctggttgCGTGCTCTCGGGTATACAACGATGTTTCTTAGTTTATAACCAGGTTTTCGTTGTTACATGTTTTGGATTCCGTGTGTATTGTGGCCATGATATTGTGGTGTTTTTATTGACGTCTACCAAATAACCCATAGGGCGTACGTAGTGCATGAATGTGTATGGGAAGTTATATTGTCAGTACAGATTTGTTTGATATGTTTGCAGATCGTACAATTTATGTGTCTAGGACAAAAATGAGTTTAAAGGCGTTTGGTTCAGGTGGGATAAAAAGTGCGCTCACTTTGTCAATGCTTATGTGTGATTCTGAACAGAGGAGCGCAACGTTTGGATCCTGGaatctaagggagataactctcttGCAGTATTGAATCAATCAATACACACTCGTTTGTAGTTCTACAAACAATTGCATCCTTTCCTGAGTGTCCGTGCACTGCGTTGTTAGTGATCACTGCGTTGTTAGTGATCACTGCGTTGTTAGTGATCACTGCGTTGTTAGTGATCACTGCGTTGTTCCCTTGCATTGCGAGTGGTCGTAGAGAAGCCTCCTGTGTCACCTGTCATCACGAATACATATTACAGGGCAAAACATATTAACGTCGATAGTGATAACAATGTCCTCTTTGTTGGTATTTAACGTTGTTGATCTACTAAATCCATTCTTGTATTATCATTATATTAATTTCACTGCATTAGCTTTCAGTCACCTAACGATTCTATGTTGAGGTTTACATAATGGGAAACACTTACACACTTGATAAATTCACAAATACTTTCAGGAATATTGGCAGTTAGATGAGGCGCAGCAAATTGATGATTAGCAGAAGTAGAACCACGCTCGTTGATCGTGCGCTGGTTAGACTGAAACCTAAAGTCATCACAAACAGTCGTGTTCCAATACCGAAAGGATGCTGAtcagtcagtgtatgaaatgccAGACGGCCTGCTGCTTGTTAGGTACATGGCTGGCTTACGACTTTATTTTGTAGCCAGCCCTCtgtgccaatacattttccaagggtatacatataaccatgtcattgactacaggaaatatttcgaaaataatgtACAGATGTGGTAGCTAGGCGATGTCTATTTAGTTCATGATGAATCAAACCATAACTTCCTCAGATCAGTGTACCCATTTATCTGACACTAAATGTGATTGGTCTAGAGAaagctttcagccaatgaacagtGTTGTTCTTTTCTCATAGTATGTAACAATCACATACCAGTTCATTAATTACATTATCGTAGCACCTTATGTCAGTTTCCTATTTtaaatacagggctggttacatgctAACAGGGCaagcaacatttttcagttataaGCCCTGTGGGCTTGCTGGGTATTTGAGGAGTTACATACACTGGGTCAATGTAATACTGGTTCAGTGGTGCCGTTAGTCCCACAGAACTCATCTAGGGACTCTGTTTCGTTGATAGCCAAACGACATCCTCAGATCAATGGGAATGTGTCATTCTTTCTGCATTTCATACACGGTCTCGACGTCGCTACCCAAGTGACCACTGTATGTGGAGCACTAACTTTCAAATGGTATGACTTCTTCTTTTGGGGGCTAGaatgcagtttaccgggcgcaGCACCAGCCAGCGCTGCGGAACAATTATCTCACTAGAGCACCTCCACCCTTCACGATCCTCAGGGTTATgatttggggttagggttaggcaccctttacgatccttaaggttagggttaggcaccctttacgatccttaaggttagggttaggcaCCCTTTACGATCCTTAAGGTTAGAGTTAGACACCCTTTACGATCCTTCAGGTTAGGGTTAGACACCCTTTACGATCCTTCAGGTTAGGGTTAGGCACCCTTTACGATCCTTAAGGTTATGGTTAGGCACCCTTTACGATCCTTCAGGTTAGGGTTAGACACC includes:
- the LOC137271983 gene encoding neuronal acetylcholine receptor subunit alpha-9-like produces the protein MVPYVVGQNTSSRLKHQMFRDTLLHGYPKDIPPLPSEDPYLISVNVSLILHYVQGLDVASQVLTVFGTLILGWYDPLLVWNSSSHETPSYLKLETNEIWTPPLVFSNNADDSPLDTANALIYSFGDGHVSMTITDLFLAQCFVDATRYPFDSQQCGMFLNSLAGYTFNTTNVKSNPFTSILGKSVEWKVEDVYSRVQKLSNVFGIEQVAMIVFCLSREYTFYLLTVITPVSLLSVMNACAFLLPAESGEKISYLISILVTYAVFLNFVIEVLPKSGTPSRLAIYLILVFCQSCAAILTTLGLLNLYQKADDKNQSSSDATPVEMKSGDGPHQDILSVKVSPLETEVSEAKVPKTQGKKWIKSLERKVFLVFLAFAVLSFIILFV